The DNA window GCGAAATGGAAATTATAGTGGAATGAATGAATGGGGACAAAGATGTAGTGAATGAGAGCGCGACTCTCGAAGTTTGTGCAGGTTTAGCAACCAACGTTTATCTTTACGCGGATTGATCCCGAATGTGTATTTTCAAAGTTAATAACACACAGCAAGCATTTCCCCTTTcagatgtttatttttaaatacatttaaataaaATAGTCGACGGTAATATAAATATTGACATGTTGATGAATTCTCACTGTGAAGCAAACAAGAATTGATTTGACATTACTGTTAAAATACGcttttttctgcatttattgacATTTTCAGCGTTTTCGCGCAAATTAGACTGAATTGTCCATTTTCGTCTCGTTATTCCCCTCAGCTGCTCCACTCTCGTTTTCCCCGGGATTCTGTCGGGGACTGGATGCCGTATCGGATTCGCTGTTGATCGGGACGATTCGCTCATCCACAGCGGTCAGAGCCAGGCGCGGGGCTTGAACCTTTAACACACCGTCCTGGGTCAAACAACATTTCACTGACTGAGCATCGACACCTTCTGGCAGCTGGAATTCCCTCCTGAACTCCTCAAGTCTGTAGCTGTAAGAGCCGCTGCCATCGTCGCTCTTCTTCTCGTATTTTCCTGTCACCAGCACTTTTCTTCCAAGGACTTTCACCTTCAGTTCTTCCGGGGAGAATCGCGGTACATCCAGGGACACAGAGAAGCCATCTCCACTCTTGTCCACTGACCCGCCCTGATCTCCCTGGTATATTGCagggatggaggggaggaagctgccAGAATGAGCCAGAAATAACTTGTTGCGGAGTTGACATTTCGTCATGTACAGTATTCAGGAGGCGGCCCCGCTGGAATCGTCCCGAGAGCAGCGCTGAGCTGAGTCACTCCCGTTTGTGGCCAGGCTGGGCAGTGACGACACTCGGTATTATTGTCATCTCCGCAACCCAGACACTTCTGGCTCATTCtggcagcttcctcccctctgtcgCTGCAATATAAAAGGCGTGTGTTCAGAGAGCCTCGGCAGATCAGAAACTGAGATCCGCCACTTCACGCCAGCCGCCTTTGAGAGAAACGACTGAAGAAGCCGAGACGATGCTCAGCTGTCGGACTTGCCAGACGTCCCGCCTGTTCCAGCAGCCGGTGCACACACTGTGGCCCGTGCCGCTCACTGTCTTTGAGCCGCTCGAATGTAACGTGTGGAAACAGGTGGAGGAAATGCGAAAGGGCATGAATTTCATGGAGAGAATTTtcgaggagttggccaaagagtTCTGGGGGGAAAGACCACGAATTCGAGCCGGAGCCGAAGGAGGTCAGAACGGAACAGTGGACAAGAGTGGAGATGGCTTCTCTGTGTCCCTGGATGTACCGCGATTCTCCCCGGAAGAACTGAAGGTGAAAGTCCTTGGAAGAAAAGTGCTGGTGACAGGAAAATACGAGAAGAAGAGCGACGATGGCAGCGGCTCTTTCAGCTACAGACTTGAGGAGTTCAGGA is part of the Hemitrygon akajei chromosome 18, sHemAka1.3, whole genome shotgun sequence genome and encodes:
- the LOC140741583 gene encoding heat shock protein beta-11-like, yielding MLSCRTCQTSRLFQQPVHTLWPVPLTVFEPLECNVWKQVEEMRKGMNFMERIFEELAKEFWGERPRIRAGAEGGQNGTVDKSGDGFSVSLDVPRFSPEELKVKVLGRKVLVTGKYEKKSDDGSGSFSYRLEEFRREFQLPEGVDAQSVKCCLTQDGVIKVQAPRLALTAVDERIVPINSESDTASSPRQNPGEEAQENESGAAEGNNQTKMDSSV